In the Mesorhizobium sp. M1D.F.Ca.ET.043.01.1.1 genome, GATGCGCATCGCCGCCGAGCAGGCGGCGCGCGCCGAGCTCGAGCGCCGCGTCGTCGAGCGCACGCGGGACCTCAGCCTCGCACGCGACCGGCTGCAGGCCGAGATCGCCGACCACCGCAGCACCGAGGCCCGGCTGCAGGTGATGCAGCAGGAGCTGGTGCAGGCGAACCGCCTTGCGACCCTCGGCCAGGTCGCCGCCGGCGTCGCCCATGAGATCAACCAGCCGGTGGCGACCATCCGCGCCTATGCCGACAATGCGCGCGTCTTCCTGGAGCGCAGGCAGACGGCGCCGGCCGAGGAAAACCTCGGCGCCATTGCCGCGCTGACCGAGCGCATCGGGTCGATCACCGAAGAGCTGAAAGCCTTCGCCCGCAAGGGCCGCACCGCGGCCGAGCCGGTCGAATTGCGCGGCGTCATCGAAGGCGCGGTCGTATTGCTCAGAAGCCGCTTCGCCGGCCGGCTGGAGGCGCTGGCGATCACGCTGCCGCCGCCGGCGCTGAATGTAATGGGCAGCCGGCTGCGGCTGGAACAGGTGCTGATCAACCTGTTCCAGAACGCTCTGGAAGCGCTGGAAGGCCGCGACGACGCAAGGGTCGAGGTATCCGCCGCCGAAACCGCCGACGGCGTTGCGTTGATCGTGTCCGACAACGGACCGGGCATCCCGCCGGCGATCCTGAAATCGCTGTTCACCCCGTTCAACACCTCGAAGGAAAGGGGGCTCGGGCTTGGCCTCGTCATCTCGAAGGATATCGTCGCCGATTATGGCGGACGCATCGAGGTGGCGAGCAGCGAGAGCGGCACCCGATTCACCATCCATCTCTCGAAGGCCGACCCGACATGACCAACGGCAATCCGGTCATCCTGATCGACGACGACGGCGACCTGCTCAAGGCGACGAGACAGACGCTGGAGCTCGCCGGTTTTGCCGTGTCCGCCTTTGCCTCGGCAAGCGAGGCGCTTGCCGGCCTCGATGCCGGCTTCGCCGGCGTGGTGGTGTCGGACATCCGCATGCCCGAAATGGATGGCCTGCAGCTCTTCGACCGCGTGGTCGATCTCGACCCGGATATCCCCGTCATCCTCGTCACCGGGCACGGCGACATCGCCGTGGCGGTCAAGGCGATCAAGGATGGCGCCTATGATTTCATCACCAAGCCTTTCGCCGCCGACCGGCTGGCGCAGAGTGTATGGCGCGCGGCGGAGAAGCGCCGGCTGGTGATGGAGAACCGCGCCCTGCGTGAGGCGGCCGAGCAGGCGCAGGAGGGTTTGCCGCTGATCGGCCAGACGCCGGCGATGGAGCGGCTGCGCCGCACGCTCAGACAGATCGCCGATACCGATGTCGACGTGCTGGTGACCGGCGAGACCGGCTCCGGCAAGGAAGTGGTGGCGAGCCTGCTGCACCGCTGGAGCCGCCGCGCCACGGGCAATTTCGTGGCGCTCAATTGCGGCACGCTGCCGGAGACCGTGATCGAGAGCGAGTTGTTCGGCCATGAGGCCGGCGCCTTCACCGGCGCGCAGAAGAAGCGCGTCGGCCGCATCGAGCATTCGAGCGGCGGCACGCTGTTCCTCGACGAGATCGAAAGCATGCCTGCCTCGACGCAGGTGCAGATGCTGCGGGTGCTGGAAATGCGCGAGGTGACGCCGCTTGGCACCAACGAGGTCCGGCCGGTCGACCTGCGCGTCGTTGCCGCCGCCAAGGTCGATCTCGGCGACGCGAGCCAGCGCGGCGCCTTCCGCGAGGACCTCTACTATCGGCTCAACGTGGTGACGCTTTCGATCCCGCCGCTGCGCGAGCGCCGGGACGACGTGCCGCTGCTGTTCGGTTATTTCGCAGAGCGCGCCGCCGCCCGCTTCCACCGCCCTGTGCCCGCGGTTCCGTTCGCGGTCCAGCGACATCTCAGAGAGCATGACTGGCCCGGCAATGTCCGCGAGCTCGCGCATTTCGCCGAGCGCTTCGTCCTCGGATTGGGGGAGATCGGCGGCAGCCCTTCGCCTCATCCGGCCGATTCGGATGCCGCCCTGCCCCTGCCGGAACGGCTCGAGCGCTACGAGGCCGAGATCATCCGCGAGACACTTGGTCGCAACGACGGCGACGTCCGGCGCACGATCGAGGCGCTCGGCATCCCGCGCAAGACCTTCTACGACAAGCTGCAGCGGCACGGCATCGTGCGCAGCGATTTTTCCAGGTAGATCAAGCTTGTGGAACCCGATCCAACCCCAGACCGTTGAGCCTGTCCAGGAAACCGTGGCACGTCGGCACCAGCCGTGCGGCGAACGCATGAGCGCGATGGCGTTGCCGGTTGCACTTGGCAAGCGTTGATGGTTTGTTGCCGCTCAGCGGAGAACGAATGATGCGCGAATCCCTCGGTCAAGACGAATACGGCTCGGCCAGCCCCTTCGATCCGGACGACCTGCCGAATCTCAACGCCATGGGGCCGGCGATGGGCAGCGGCAACGATTTCGAGAAATACGCCGTCGCCGTCATCATCGTGTTCGGCGCGCTGATTATCGGAGGCCTGATGGCCGCGTCGATGGCTTTCGGTCACCGCAACGGCTTCCTATTCGCGCTCGGCGGCGCCACCGCCGCCTGGATTTCCGGCAATGCGCTGCTGCTCGACCGGCCGCGCATCTATGCGCTGTTCGTCGGCATCGCAGCCGTGCTGCTCATCGCCTCGACCATCACGCTGGTCGCGTAATTTCATCTGAGCCTGAGCACGATCTTTTCCAGAAACCGGTCCGCACTTTTCCCGGACGGAAAGCCGCGCACACCTTTCCTGGAATTCCTTTAGAGCGTTTCAGCGACTCATAGAATCGCCGAACCGCTCTAAGTATTTGTTTTTGCGCAATTCCGGACGGAAAACCGTTACACACTTTTCCTGGAATTGCTCTAGTAGCCCAGCGCCTCGCCGGAAGCGGCGCGGCTGTCGATGGCGCCGTTGTACCGAGCGCCACCGCCCTTCTCGATCTCCGCAAGGCTCTTGCCGCCGACCAGTATGCCGGCCGCCTGGCCCCAGGTCTGGTCGCTGAGATCGAGGTGATAGCCCATGCCGGCGAGCAGCCTTTCGGTGTCGGGCGAAAGCCCGAACGGTTCGACATAGACGGTATCGGGCAGCCACTGATGGTGGATGCGCGGCGCGTCGATCGCCTCCTGGATGTTCATGCCGTGGTCGACGACGTTGACGATCGCCTCCAGAGTGATGGTGATGATGCGCGAGCCGCCCGGGCTGCCGATGACCATGAACGGCTTGCCGTCCTTGGTGACCACGGTCGGGCTCATCGAGGATAAAGGCGTCTTCTTCGGCTGGATGGCATTGGCCTCGCCCTGGACCAGCCCGTAGAGGTTGGGCACGCCGGGCTTCTGGGTGAAATCGTCCATCTCGTTGTTGAGCAGGATGCCGGTGCCGTCGGCGACGACGCCGGCGCCGAAGGAGCCGTTCAATGTATAGGTGACGGCGACCGCGTTGCCGTCCTTGTCGATGATTGAATAGTGCGTTGTCTCCTTCGACTCGCCGAAACCTTTCGGCATCAGGTCTTTCGAGACGCCGGCACGGAACGGATCGATCTTGTCGCGGATGTCCTTGGCGTAGCCCTTGTCGAGAAGCTTCGAGACCGGATTGTCGACGAAATCCGGATCGCCCAGCGCCGAGTTGCGGTCGACATAGGCATGACGCATGGCCTCGACCATGACATGGACCGTCTCGGCCGAGCCGGCGCCGAGATAGGACAGCGGATAGCCCTCGAGCACGTTCAGGATCTCGCAGATGATGACGCCGCCCGAGCTCGGCGGCGGCGAGGAGATGATCTCGTAGCCGCGATAGGAGCAGGTCACGGGTTTGAGCTCGCGCACCGCGTACTGCTCGAAATCACCCTTGGCGAGGATGCCGCCCTTGGCGCCGCTTGCCTTGACGATGGCGTCGGCAATGGAGCCTTTGTAGAAGGCGTCCGGGCCTTTTTCCGAGATCGCCGCAAGCGAGGCGGCGAGGTCCGGCTGGACGAGCCGCTCGCCAATCCCGTACGACTTGCCGTCGGGCTTGAGGAAGATGGCGGCCGCGGCCGGATCCTTCGCCAGCCGCGCCGCGCCGCCGGCAAAGGAAGCGGCGTCGCCCTGGTTGAGGACGAAGCCGCCCTTGGCGTAGGCGACGGCCGGGGCCATCAGATCCTGCCTGGACAAGGTGCCGTATTTCTCGCGCGCCATCTCGAAGCCGGCCACCGAGCCCGGCACGCCGACTGCCAGATAGCCGTCGAGGCTGGCGCCCTTGATCGGCTTGCCGTCCTTGTCGAGATACATGGTCTTGGTTGCCGCAAGCGGCGCGCGCTCGCGAAAATCGATGAAGGTCGAGCGGCCGTCCTTCAAGCGAATGGTCATGAAGCCGCCGCCGCCGATATTGCCGGCGTTGGGGTAGACGACGGCGAGCGCATAACCGATGGCGACAGCCGCATCGACGGCGTTGCCGCCCTTCTTCAGCACCTCGACGCCAACCTCCGTCGCGAGATGCTGGGCGGTCACCACCATGCCATGCTCGCCCTTGGCGGGGGCTGGCGAGGCAGCGAAGACGGCTGCCGATGGCAAGAAGGCGAGCGTGAGCGAAAGGCTGACGGCGATCAGCGTCCGGCGGGTGAGATGCATGGCGGGGACTCCTGGGCGTGGGGGACGCCTAGGAAAGGCCTTTGTGGTTGGTACGTCCAGCCAATAATGACGCTTCGGACGGGGCAAGAGAGACCGCCCTGCAGCGGTCTCTTCAAATCCATCGGACG is a window encoding:
- a CDS encoding sigma-54 dependent transcriptional regulator, encoding MTNGNPVILIDDDGDLLKATRQTLELAGFAVSAFASASEALAGLDAGFAGVVVSDIRMPEMDGLQLFDRVVDLDPDIPVILVTGHGDIAVAVKAIKDGAYDFITKPFAADRLAQSVWRAAEKRRLVMENRALREAAEQAQEGLPLIGQTPAMERLRRTLRQIADTDVDVLVTGETGSGKEVVASLLHRWSRRATGNFVALNCGTLPETVIESELFGHEAGAFTGAQKKRVGRIEHSSGGTLFLDEIESMPASTQVQMLRVLEMREVTPLGTNEVRPVDLRVVAAAKVDLGDASQRGAFREDLYYRLNVVTLSIPPLRERRDDVPLLFGYFAERAAARFHRPVPAVPFAVQRHLREHDWPGNVRELAHFAERFVLGLGEIGGSPSPHPADSDAALPLPERLERYEAEIIRETLGRNDGDVRRTIEALGIPRKTFYDKLQRHGIVRSDFSR
- the ggt gene encoding gamma-glutamyltransferase, with amino-acid sequence MHLTRRTLIAVSLSLTLAFLPSAAVFAASPAPAKGEHGMVVTAQHLATEVGVEVLKKGGNAVDAAVAIGYALAVVYPNAGNIGGGGFMTIRLKDGRSTFIDFRERAPLAATKTMYLDKDGKPIKGASLDGYLAVGVPGSVAGFEMAREKYGTLSRQDLMAPAVAYAKGGFVLNQGDAASFAGGAARLAKDPAAAAIFLKPDGKSYGIGERLVQPDLAASLAAISEKGPDAFYKGSIADAIVKASGAKGGILAKGDFEQYAVRELKPVTCSYRGYEIISSPPPSSGGVIICEILNVLEGYPLSYLGAGSAETVHVMVEAMRHAYVDRNSALGDPDFVDNPVSKLLDKGYAKDIRDKIDPFRAGVSKDLMPKGFGESKETTHYSIIDKDGNAVAVTYTLNGSFGAGVVADGTGILLNNEMDDFTQKPGVPNLYGLVQGEANAIQPKKTPLSSMSPTVVTKDGKPFMVIGSPGGSRIITITLEAIVNVVDHGMNIQEAIDAPRIHHQWLPDTVYVEPFGLSPDTERLLAGMGYHLDLSDQTWGQAAGILVGGKSLAEIEKGGGARYNGAIDSRAASGEALGY